A window of the Brassica oleracea var. oleracea cultivar TO1000 chromosome C1, BOL, whole genome shotgun sequence genome harbors these coding sequences:
- the LOC106300955 gene encoding putative F-box protein At4g17200 — protein sequence MTMCDDLPHDLIREKILTNVPITSLRAVRCTCKLWNALSKEFILGNETSRQHHEFQGFMMISNKICPFRVDIQGIISNHNNLVDPSTKKLDLLDQVEVSRVIHCDGLLLCVTNDNSKLLVWNPYLAQTRWIRPRICYGKSDMYAIGYDNNSKVRNYKILRLSTSHYYGLGIELEIYDFSSDLWSFLGVFPDYKINSYHSLVNLAGSTYLLARVIRRTTRKKRNHYEYLASWENCLLCFDYTSERFVQHMPPPFSSYYYYTDTVALSTVREDKLAAHCYGFYQSFVTLEFWVTNKIEANAVSWSKFLKVDMGSMVPVRDFLCNWKADLVFVDEENKVAVIIHESRNYSTKLQLTAYIIREDGYFRSMNIGEVNLNFSRKFEVQHVFSPYHPSLVQINRRSNGGDGCANGHSEPLGRV from the coding sequence AATTTATCCTTGGTAACGAAACATCAAGGCAGCATCATGAGTTTCAAGGGTTCATGATGATATCTAATAAGATTTGCCCCTTTAGAGTCGATATCCAAGGAATCATCAGCAATCACAACAATTTGGTCGATCCATCCACGAAGAAATTAGATTTACTTGATCAAGTCGAGGTATCTAGAGTAATTCACTGTGATGGCTTACTGTTATGCGTCACCAATGACAACTCCAAACTCTTGGTGTGGAACCCTTATCTTGCGCAAACAAGGTGGATCAGACCGAGAATATGTTACGGAAAATCAGACATGTATGCTATTGGTTACGACAACAACAGTAAGGTCCGTAACTATAAAATTTTGAGACTTAGTACTAGTCATTATTATGGCCTAGGCATTGAGTTGGAAATCTACGACTTTAGTTCTGATTTATGGAGCTTTCTTGGTGTCTTCCCCGACTATAAAATAAATTCTTATCACAGCCTCGTGAATTTGGCGGGATCTACTTACCTTTTGGCTAGAGTGATCAGACGAACAACTCGTAAAAAGAGAAATCATTATGAGTATTTAGCATCTTGGGAAAATTGTTTGCTATGTTTTGATTATACAAGTGAGAGATTTGTACAGCACATGCCTCCCCCGTTTAGCTCTTATTATTATTATACGGATACTGTAGCTTTATCTACAGTTAGGGAAGATAAACTTGCTGCACATTGTTATGGTTTTTATCAATCGTTTGTGACATTGGAGTTTTGGGTTACGAATAAGATTGAGGCCAACGCGGTGTCGTGGAGCAAGTTTTTAAAGGTGGATATGGGATCAATGGTACCAGTCAGGGATTTTCTGTGCAATTGGAAAGCTGATTTAGTCTTCGTTGATGAGGAGAATAAAGTCGCTGTGATAATCCATGAAAGCCGAAATTACTCAACCAAGCTCCAACTAACAGCTTACATCATTAGAGAAGATGGATACTTCAGATCTATGAACATCGGTGAAGTGAATTTAAATTTCTCTAGAAAGTTTGAAGTGCAACATGTGTTTTCCCCTTATCATCCAAGTTTAGTGCAAATCAACCGACGGTCAAACGGGGGAGATGGCTGTGCGAATGGGCATTCTGAACCTTTGGGTAGAGTCTGA